The following are from one region of the Streptomyces rubrogriseus genome:
- a CDS encoding DUF4097 family beta strand repeat-containing protein, with translation MPARTVPVRAFAAVAVLVAGLSACASASDDNDPEHRSFPLQGRTLTVDSDDSALEIAASDDHASGKVQVTRWFSGSVALGSDPEVTWKMDGDRLVLRMHCSGVVADCAAKHRIEVPRGVAVKVRDGDGSVRASGFEDALNIRTGDGSVHVTDSSGPLELRTDDGSVRAAVSSRQVRAQTGDGSVRLELGTVPDQVESRTGDGSVTISLPRATYKVSTDTGDGAVDVSVPTDDTSAHVVDARSGDGRITVRTAN, from the coding sequence ATGCCCGCCCGTACCGTTCCCGTCCGCGCGTTCGCCGCCGTCGCCGTCCTCGTCGCGGGCCTCAGCGCCTGCGCCTCCGCCTCGGACGACAACGACCCCGAGCACCGGTCGTTCCCCCTCCAGGGCCGTACGCTCACCGTCGACTCCGACGACTCCGCCCTGGAGATCGCCGCCTCGGACGACCACGCGTCCGGGAAGGTCCAGGTCACGCGGTGGTTCTCCGGGTCGGTCGCCCTCGGCTCGGACCCCGAGGTGACCTGGAAGATGGACGGCGACCGGCTGGTGCTGCGGATGCACTGCTCCGGCGTGGTCGCCGACTGCGCGGCCAAGCACCGCATCGAGGTGCCGCGCGGCGTCGCCGTCAAGGTGCGGGACGGGGACGGCAGTGTGCGGGCCAGCGGGTTCGAGGACGCGCTGAACATCCGCACCGGCGACGGCTCCGTGCACGTCACCGACTCCTCCGGGCCGCTGGAACTGCGTACCGACGACGGTTCCGTACGTGCCGCGGTCTCCTCCCGCCAGGTCCGGGCGCAGACCGGCGACGGCTCGGTCCGGCTGGAGCTCGGCACCGTCCCGGACCAGGTGGAGTCCCGCACCGGCGACGGCTCCGTGACGATCTCGCTGCCCCGGGCCACGTACAAGGTGTCCACCGACACCGGTGACGGCGCGGTCGACGTGTCCGTGCCCACCGACGACACCAGCGCGCACGTCGTCGACGCCCGGTCCGGTGACGGCAGAATCACCGTGCGAACCGCGAACTGA
- a CDS encoding GNAT family N-acetyltransferase yields MDGMDERIAPGGERVCLVPWAEGDLWLLRRTNSPEMTAHLGGPESEKRLLARHRRYAEPGPGQMYRVTLADGGETVGSVGYWQRTWRDTEVWETGWGVLPEFQGRGLAVRAARAVREAARTTGTHRYLHAFPGVGHAASNAVCRGAGFTLLGQVDFEYPKGHWIRSNDWRVDLERGD; encoded by the coding sequence ATGGACGGCATGGACGAGCGCATCGCGCCGGGTGGGGAGCGGGTGTGCCTGGTCCCCTGGGCGGAGGGGGACCTGTGGCTGCTGCGCAGGACCAACAGCCCGGAGATGACCGCGCACCTCGGCGGCCCGGAGAGCGAGAAGCGGCTCCTGGCCCGGCACCGTCGGTACGCGGAGCCGGGACCCGGGCAGATGTACCGGGTGACGCTGGCGGACGGCGGTGAGACCGTCGGCTCCGTCGGGTACTGGCAGCGGACCTGGCGGGACACCGAGGTGTGGGAGACCGGGTGGGGCGTGCTGCCGGAGTTCCAGGGGCGGGGGCTGGCCGTGCGGGCGGCCCGTGCGGTCCGGGAGGCTGCCCGCACCACCGGGACCCACCGGTATCTGCACGCCTTCCCGGGCGTCGGCCACGCCGCCTCCAACGCGGTCTGCCGAGGAGCCGGGTTCACGCTCCTCGGGCAGGTCGACTTCGAGTATCCGAAGGGCCACTGGATCAGGTCGAACGACTGGCGGGTGGACCTCGAGAGGGGAGACTGA
- a CDS encoding DUF2277 domain-containing protein — MCRSIKTLRPPVLAEEATEDEIRAAALQYVRKVSGFRAPAAHNQEVFDRAVEAVTAATTELLADLEIRGGGGARKAS; from the coding sequence ATGTGCCGCAGCATCAAGACCCTGCGTCCGCCCGTGCTGGCCGAGGAGGCCACCGAGGACGAGATCAGGGCCGCCGCCCTTCAGTACGTACGCAAGGTCTCCGGATTCCGTGCGCCCGCCGCGCACAACCAGGAGGTCTTCGACCGCGCCGTCGAGGCCGTCACCGCGGCCACGACCGAGTTGCTGGCCGACCTGGAGATACGGGGAGGCGGCGGAGCGCGAAAGGCCTCCTGA
- a CDS encoding DedA family protein, translating to MARPTGEYRGVVVVEGLGSIGSLVSSPWIYVLVGASVLLDIFLPVLPSGVLVITAATAAAAGSGAAAAGRVPQDVPDILVLTLCAATASVIGDLAVYRLAWRGGARLDRAIARSRRLTTAQERLGGALARGGGALVVLARFAPAGRSVVSLVAGAAHRRVREFLPWSALAGLAWAAYSVALGYFGGQWLGATWLATGVSLVALFGAGAAAAYLMRRQPRTTEAS from the coding sequence ATGGCCCGGCCCACGGGGGAGTACCGGGGAGTTGTCGTGGTCGAAGGTCTGGGAAGTATCGGGTCGCTGGTCAGCAGCCCATGGATTTATGTGCTGGTGGGCGCCTCGGTGCTGCTCGACATCTTCCTGCCGGTGCTGCCGAGCGGGGTCCTGGTCATCACGGCGGCGACGGCGGCGGCCGCGGGTTCGGGAGCGGCGGCCGCCGGACGGGTCCCGCAGGACGTCCCCGACATCCTCGTCCTCACTCTCTGCGCGGCGACCGCGTCCGTCATCGGCGACCTGGCCGTCTACCGCCTCGCCTGGCGCGGCGGGGCACGGCTGGACCGCGCGATCGCCCGTTCCCGGCGGCTGACCACCGCGCAGGAACGTCTCGGCGGTGCCCTGGCCCGCGGCGGCGGCGCCCTCGTCGTCCTGGCCCGTTTCGCCCCGGCCGGCCGCTCGGTCGTCTCACTCGTCGCCGGCGCGGCCCATCGCCGGGTCCGCGAGTTCCTCCCCTGGTCGGCCCTGGCCGGCCTGGCGTGGGCCGCGTACAGCGTGGCCCTCGGCTACTTCGGCGGCCAGTGGCTGGGCGCCACCTGGCTGGCGACGGGAGTGTCGCTGGTGGCGCTGTTCGGCGCGGGCGCGGCAGCGGCATACCTGATGCGCCGCCAGCCACGGACGACGGAGGCCTCGTAG
- a CDS encoding DoxX family protein, which translates to MPARLNSNSAQPYVLGLFRIVVSLLFACHGAASLFGVLGGAAMTGGTIDAGTWPGWYAAVIQLVGGGLVLLGLGTRPAAVICSGSMAYAYFKVHQPEALWPMENGGEAPAMFCWAFLLLAFTGSGAFGLDRLLARRASEPEESAPERQTPVAA; encoded by the coding sequence ATGCCCGCACGCCTCAACAGCAACAGCGCCCAGCCGTACGTTCTCGGCCTGTTCCGCATAGTCGTCAGCCTGCTCTTCGCCTGCCACGGCGCCGCCTCCCTCTTCGGCGTCCTGGGCGGCGCCGCGATGACGGGCGGCACGATCGACGCGGGCACCTGGCCGGGCTGGTACGCGGCCGTGATCCAACTGGTCGGCGGCGGCCTCGTCCTGCTGGGCCTCGGCACCCGCCCGGCAGCGGTCATCTGCTCCGGCTCCATGGCCTACGCCTACTTCAAGGTGCACCAGCCGGAGGCCCTGTGGCCGATGGAGAACGGCGGCGAGGCCCCCGCCATGTTCTGCTGGGCCTTCCTGCTGCTCGCCTTCACCGGTTCCGGCGCCTTCGGCCTGGATCGTCTCCTCGCCCGGCGCGCGTCCGAGCCGGAAGAGTCCGCCCCCGAGCGGCAGACGCCGGTCGCCGCCTGA
- a CDS encoding alkaline phosphatase D family protein has protein sequence MAELRLGPLLRYTDGSCATVWVETDRPCTAEVRCADGARGTARSFRIADHHYALVPVGGLTPGTATEYEVLLDGTGVWPPPDSRFPPSVIATPGDDEGMRVAFGSCRWAAPPSGGKGRVGPDALDTLSARVAADPGGARPDVLLLLGDQVYADEISDATREWIAGRRDVTAGPGDQVADYEEYTRLYYESWLDPEVRWLLSTVPSCMIFDDHDVIDDWNTSAAWLADMRATDWWQERVLSGLMSYWVYQQLGNLSPDELAADPLYTTVREASDGTDALREFAARADADPASVRWSYRRDFGRTRLLMVDSRAARVLDEDRRTMLDPGEAAWLREQVMEGRGDGDGDGGRNGRNGGSGGSGSSSDGDSDGAYDHLLIGTSLPWLLPHLVHDVEAWNAAMCGGERGARWARIGERIRRGADLEHWSAFPTSFDALGDLIADAGTGPGAPATVSVLSGDVHHAYVAEPSWPGRTPDARVAQLTCSPVHNSVPLSIRLGFRFGWSAPARALGRRIARHGRCAPPAVSWRRTGGPWFGNQIMTLTLRGRSARLRLEQAHANRDGTNALRTVTDRELT, from the coding sequence ATGGCGGAACTGCGCCTGGGCCCACTGCTGAGGTACACCGACGGTTCGTGCGCGACCGTCTGGGTCGAGACGGACCGCCCCTGCACCGCCGAGGTGCGCTGCGCCGACGGCGCCCGGGGCACGGCCCGCAGCTTCCGGATCGCGGACCACCACTACGCCCTGGTCCCGGTCGGCGGCCTGACCCCCGGCACGGCGACGGAGTACGAGGTGCTGCTCGACGGCACGGGCGTGTGGCCGCCGCCCGACTCCCGCTTCCCGCCCTCGGTGATCGCCACGCCCGGGGACGACGAGGGCATGCGCGTCGCCTTCGGCTCCTGCCGCTGGGCGGCGCCGCCCTCGGGAGGCAAGGGCAGGGTGGGTCCCGACGCCCTGGACACCCTCTCCGCCCGCGTCGCGGCCGATCCCGGTGGCGCCCGCCCGGACGTGCTGCTGCTGCTCGGCGACCAGGTGTACGCCGACGAGATCTCCGACGCCACGCGCGAGTGGATCGCCGGCCGCCGTGACGTGACGGCGGGCCCGGGCGACCAGGTCGCCGACTACGAGGAGTACACCCGCCTCTACTACGAGTCCTGGCTCGACCCCGAGGTGCGCTGGCTGCTGTCCACCGTGCCGAGCTGCATGATCTTCGACGACCACGACGTCATCGACGACTGGAACACCTCCGCCGCCTGGCTCGCCGACATGCGGGCCACCGACTGGTGGCAGGAGCGGGTGCTGAGCGGGCTGATGTCGTACTGGGTGTACCAGCAGCTGGGCAACCTCTCCCCGGACGAACTGGCCGCCGACCCGCTCTACACGACCGTCCGCGAGGCGTCCGACGGCACCGACGCCCTGCGGGAGTTCGCCGCACGGGCCGACGCAGATCCGGCCTCCGTCCGCTGGAGCTACCGGCGCGACTTCGGGCGCACACGACTGCTGATGGTCGACTCCCGCGCGGCCCGCGTCCTGGACGAGGACCGCCGCACGATGCTCGACCCGGGCGAGGCCGCCTGGCTGCGCGAGCAGGTCATGGAGGGCCGGGGCGACGGCGACGGCGACGGCGGCAGAAACGGCAGAAACGGCGGGAGCGGCGGGAGCGGCAGCAGCAGCGACGGTGACAGCGACGGCGCTTACGACCACCTGCTGATCGGCACCTCCCTGCCCTGGCTGCTGCCCCACCTGGTGCACGACGTCGAGGCGTGGAACGCCGCGATGTGCGGCGGCGAGCGGGGCGCCCGCTGGGCACGGATCGGGGAACGGATACGGCGCGGCGCCGACCTGGAGCACTGGTCCGCGTTCCCCACCTCCTTCGACGCCCTCGGCGACCTGATCGCCGACGCGGGTACCGGGCCGGGGGCGCCCGCGACGGTGAGCGTGCTGTCCGGCGACGTCCACCACGCCTACGTGGCCGAGCCGTCGTGGCCGGGGCGCACGCCCGACGCGCGGGTGGCCCAGCTGACCTGCTCCCCCGTCCACAACTCGGTGCCGCTCTCGATCCGCCTCGGGTTCCGCTTCGGCTGGAGTGCTCCGGCGCGGGCCCTCGGGCGGCGCATCGCCCGGCACGGACGCTGTGCGCCCCCGGCGGTGAGCTGGCGCAGGACCGGCGGACCCTGGTTCGGGAACCAGATCATGACGCTGACCCTGCGGGGGCGGTCGGCCCGGCTGCGCCTGGAACAGGCCCACGCGAACCGTGACGGCACGAACGCCCTGCGGACCGTCACGGACCGGGAGTTGACCTAG
- a CDS encoding HNH endonuclease family protein, whose amino-acid sequence MPKFYARRRLGFLAAFTGLIASAGLLNGPAASAALPTPVSAATARTYLASLTVATEDRTGYDRDLFPHWITQSGTCNTRETILKRDGTNVVTDSSCAATGGSWYSPYDGATWSASSDVDIDHMVPLAEAWDSGADSWTTSRRQSFANDLTRPQLLAVTDNVNQSKGDQDPATWMPSRSAYRCTYVRAWVQVKYYYDLSVDSAEKSALQGYLANC is encoded by the coding sequence ATGCCGAAGTTCTACGCGCGTCGACGGCTCGGTTTCCTCGCCGCGTTCACCGGGCTCATAGCCTCCGCCGGGCTCCTCAACGGCCCGGCCGCCTCCGCCGCCCTCCCCACGCCGGTCAGCGCCGCCACCGCCCGCACCTACCTCGCCTCCCTCACGGTGGCCACCGAGGACCGCACCGGCTACGACCGCGACCTCTTCCCGCACTGGATCACCCAGTCCGGCACCTGCAACACCCGCGAGACGATCCTCAAGCGCGACGGCACGAACGTCGTCACCGACTCCTCCTGCGCCGCCACCGGCGGCAGTTGGTACTCCCCCTACGACGGCGCCACCTGGTCCGCCTCCTCCGACGTGGACATCGACCACATGGTCCCGCTCGCCGAAGCCTGGGACTCGGGCGCCGACTCCTGGACCACCTCGCGCCGGCAGTCCTTCGCCAACGACCTGACCCGGCCCCAGCTGCTCGCGGTCACCGACAACGTCAACCAGTCCAAGGGCGACCAGGATCCGGCCACCTGGATGCCCTCGCGCAGCGCCTACCGCTGCACGTACGTGCGCGCCTGGGTGCAGGTGAAGTACTACTACGACCTCTCGGTCGACTCGGCGGAGAAGTCCGCGCTGCAGGGCTACCTCGCCAACTGCTGA
- a CDS encoding TMEM165/GDT1 family protein yields MISLTVTALVFGVVFLAELPDKTALAGLVLGTRYRASYVFAGVAAAFLLHVVLAVAAGSVLTLLPQQLVHAITGVLFLGGAAVLLMKKDDEDEEVRKPQDQSFWKVAGAGFMLILVAEFGDLTQIMTANLAARYDDPLSVGLGAVLALWAVAGLGIVGGKALMKRVPLGLITKIAAVLMLGLGVWSLWEAIAG; encoded by the coding sequence TTGATCAGCCTGACCGTGACGGCGCTCGTCTTCGGTGTCGTCTTCCTCGCCGAACTGCCGGACAAGACCGCCCTCGCCGGCCTCGTCCTCGGCACCCGCTACCGCGCCTCGTACGTCTTCGCGGGCGTCGCCGCCGCCTTCCTGCTGCACGTCGTGCTGGCCGTCGCGGCCGGCAGCGTGCTGACCCTGCTGCCGCAGCAGCTCGTGCACGCGATCACCGGTGTGCTGTTCCTGGGTGGCGCCGCCGTGCTGCTGATGAAGAAGGACGACGAGGACGAGGAGGTCCGCAAGCCGCAGGACCAGTCCTTCTGGAAGGTCGCCGGGGCGGGCTTCATGCTCATCCTGGTCGCCGAGTTCGGCGATCTGACGCAGATCATGACGGCCAACCTCGCGGCCCGTTACGACGACCCGCTCTCCGTCGGCCTCGGCGCGGTGCTCGCGCTGTGGGCGGTGGCCGGGCTCGGCATCGTCGGTGGAAAGGCCCTGATGAAGCGGGTGCCGCTGGGGCTGATCACGAAGATCGCGGCCGTGCTCATGCTGGGCCTCGGCGTATGGAGCCTGTGGGAGGCGATCGCCGGCTGA
- a CDS encoding HAD-IA family hydrolase — MTATATTVLPARALLLDMDGTLVNSDAAVERVWRRWADRHGLDGGEVMKVVHGRQGYASMALLLPDRPMEHNHADNARMLAEETADTEGVVAIPGAAEFLASLRGLPHALVTSADVALSTARMAAAGLAQPDVRVTAESVGASKPDPEGFLKGAAELGIAPADCIVFEDSGAGIAAGRAAGMRVVGVGPRAGFHGPDVVVEDLTRVRVEAGADGGLRLHIG, encoded by the coding sequence ATGACGGCCACCGCCACCACCGTTCTGCCCGCCCGCGCCCTGCTGCTCGACATGGACGGCACCCTCGTCAACTCGGACGCCGCCGTGGAGCGCGTCTGGCGGCGCTGGGCCGACCGGCACGGGCTGGACGGGGGCGAGGTCATGAAGGTCGTCCACGGACGGCAGGGCTACGCCTCGATGGCGCTGCTGCTGCCGGACCGGCCCATGGAGCACAACCACGCCGACAACGCGCGCATGCTCGCCGAGGAGACCGCCGACACCGAGGGCGTCGTCGCGATCCCCGGCGCCGCGGAGTTCCTCGCCTCGCTGCGCGGGCTGCCGCACGCCCTGGTGACCTCGGCCGACGTGGCCCTGTCCACCGCGCGGATGGCCGCCGCCGGGCTCGCGCAGCCGGACGTCCGGGTCACCGCCGAGTCGGTCGGCGCGAGCAAGCCCGACCCGGAGGGCTTCCTCAAGGGCGCCGCCGAACTGGGCATCGCCCCCGCCGACTGCATCGTCTTCGAGGACTCCGGCGCCGGCATCGCGGCCGGGCGCGCCGCCGGGATGCGGGTCGTCGGGGTGGGACCGCGCGCCGGGTTCCACGGGCCGGACGTGGTCGTGGAGGACCTGACGCGGGTGCGTGTCGAGGCCGGCGCGGACGGCGGGCTGCGCCTGCACATCGGCTGA
- a CDS encoding peptidoglycan-binding domain-containing protein has product MDQQKKPSQDRPAGAACPECGTPRAADNTPACACGTRASDALRDARTAQAAAAEDFDPLRIRPYVELDGTAGEPSDAPDAPDEHLAPPASATPPASPASPASPAPPASPVSDPDATMTLRAVGVGAGAGAGAGAASGSDSRDGDTEATSALPTPLAPSAGSPSAHDLRLFDASATAPLPRTDPGRAGAGGDGGPPRRRRKGVLLSAAGAVVVVIGAAGFASGLFSYDAPSRDGAAPDEVRASVPDPSTGESSPSAEPSASSASPSPSASASPSASASPSASASASASPSPSASASSASSAPSRSAEPSQSTTAPADDAPQESGDDDPGLGDGPTLRPGDQGPEVVELQQRLKEKWMYWGDLDGDYDRQVEDAVRQYQWESRIRTDRVGVYGPDTRRRLESETREP; this is encoded by the coding sequence GTGGATCAGCAGAAGAAGCCGTCGCAGGACCGGCCGGCGGGGGCCGCCTGCCCGGAGTGCGGCACACCCAGGGCGGCGGACAACACCCCGGCCTGCGCCTGCGGAACCAGGGCGTCCGACGCCCTGCGCGACGCCCGCACGGCCCAGGCGGCAGCGGCGGAGGACTTCGATCCGCTGCGCATACGGCCGTACGTCGAACTGGACGGGACGGCCGGGGAGCCTTCGGACGCGCCCGACGCGCCCGACGAGCACCTCGCCCCGCCCGCGTCAGCCACACCGCCGGCATCCCCCGCATCCCCCGCATCCCCCGCACCTCCCGCATCCCCCGTGTCCGACCCGGACGCCACGATGACGCTGCGCGCCGTCGGCGTGGGAGCCGGTGCAGGCGCAGGTGCAGGAGCCGCCTCCGGCAGCGACTCGCGCGACGGGGACACGGAGGCGACCTCCGCGCTGCCGACGCCCCTGGCCCCCTCGGCCGGCTCGCCCAGCGCGCACGACCTGCGCCTGTTCGATGCCTCCGCCACCGCTCCCCTCCCCCGGACGGACCCGGGGAGGGCAGGCGCGGGCGGCGACGGCGGGCCGCCGCGGAGGCGGCGCAAGGGGGTCCTGCTGAGTGCCGCCGGAGCGGTCGTGGTCGTGATCGGCGCGGCGGGATTCGCGAGCGGACTGTTCTCGTACGACGCCCCGTCGCGGGACGGGGCGGCGCCGGACGAGGTCCGGGCGAGCGTCCCGGACCCGTCGACCGGCGAGTCCTCGCCGAGTGCGGAACCGAGCGCGTCCTCCGCCTCGCCGTCGCCCTCCGCGTCGGCCTCCCCGTCCGCGTCCGCCTCCCCGTCGGCCAGTGCGAGCGCCTCGGCCTCGCCGTCCCCGTCGGCGTCGGCGTCGAGCGCCTCATCCGCACCGTCCCGGTCGGCCGAGCCGTCGCAGAGCACGACCGCGCCGGCGGACGACGCCCCGCAGGAGTCCGGTGACGACGACCCCGGCCTTGGCGACGGCCCCACGCTGCGCCCCGGGGACCAGGGCCCGGAGGTCGTGGAACTCCAGCAGCGCCTGAAGGAGAAGTGGATGTACTGGGGCGACCTCGACGGCGACTACGACCGCCAGGTCGAGGACGCCGTCCGCCAGTACCAGTGGGAGAGCCGCATACGCACCGACAGGGTCGGCGTCTACGGTCCGGACACCCGCCGCAGGCTGGAGTCGGAGACCCGGGAGCCGTAG
- a CDS encoding MDR family MFS transporter, whose amino-acid sequence MAGDVREATESESEPDPARTAAPGEREQVSSGVLVSIGALLLGMLLAALDQTIVSTALPTIVSDLGGLEHLSWVVTAYLLAATAATPLWGKLGDQYGRKKLFQLAIGIFLVGSALCGIAQGMTELIAFRALQGLGGGGLMVLSMAIVGDLVPPRERGRYQGLFGAVFGATSVLGPLLGGVFTEHLSWRWVFYINLPIGVVALAVIAAVLHIPRRTTRHVIDYLGTLLIASVATCLVLVASLGGTTWAWGSPQIIGLAVLAVVLAVLFVAVERRAAEPVLPLKLFRVRTFTLSAVISFVIGFAMFGAMTYLPTFLQVVRGVTPTMSGVYMLPMVFGLLLSSTVSGQIVSRTGRWKVFPVAGTAVTTLGLLLLHQLDENSATAEMGAYFFVFGLGLGLVMQVLVLIVQNAVAYEDLGVATSGATFFRSIGASFGVAIFGTIFASRLGDQLTDAFRGAALPPGVSVDTLKADPRGIGALPPALRPEAIHAYASSITDVFLYAAPVALVAFLLAWFLKEDRLRGSVTAPDATQTLASNPVERSSHDEVCRALSVLGTREGRREIYRRITARAGYDLLPASSWMLLRVRKYGRVEPAQLAERSPVPLATVMAAARQVEERHLAVREGPDLVLTRRGREVAERLALAREDSLAELLGDWWGPDRPTDLVRLVRELTGELCGSERERPHEGRTPARAG is encoded by the coding sequence ATGGCCGGAGACGTGCGCGAGGCGACGGAGTCGGAGTCGGAGCCGGACCCGGCGCGGACCGCCGCACCGGGGGAGCGGGAGCAGGTTTCCAGCGGCGTACTCGTCTCCATCGGAGCCCTGCTCCTCGGCATGCTGCTCGCCGCACTCGACCAGACCATCGTGTCGACGGCGCTGCCGACGATCGTCAGCGATCTCGGCGGACTCGAGCACCTGTCCTGGGTGGTCACCGCGTACCTCCTGGCGGCCACCGCCGCGACCCCGCTGTGGGGCAAGCTCGGCGACCAGTACGGGCGCAAGAAGCTGTTCCAGCTGGCGATCGGGATCTTCCTGGTCGGTTCCGCGCTGTGCGGCATCGCGCAGGGCATGACCGAACTGATCGCCTTCCGCGCCCTCCAGGGACTGGGCGGCGGCGGGCTGATGGTGCTGTCGATGGCGATCGTCGGCGACCTGGTCCCACCCCGTGAACGCGGCCGCTACCAGGGGCTGTTCGGCGCGGTCTTCGGTGCGACCAGCGTGCTCGGGCCGCTGCTCGGCGGGGTCTTCACCGAGCACCTCAGCTGGCGCTGGGTCTTCTACATCAACCTGCCCATCGGCGTCGTCGCGCTCGCCGTGATCGCCGCGGTCCTGCACATCCCGCGCCGCACCACCCGGCACGTCATCGACTACCTCGGCACCCTCCTCATCGCCTCCGTCGCCACCTGCCTGGTCCTCGTGGCCTCGCTCGGCGGCACCACCTGGGCCTGGGGCTCCCCGCAGATCATCGGGCTCGCAGTGCTGGCGGTGGTGCTGGCCGTGCTCTTCGTGGCCGTGGAGCGCAGGGCGGCCGAGCCCGTCCTGCCGCTCAAGCTCTTCCGCGTCCGCACCTTCACGCTCTCCGCCGTCATCAGCTTCGTCATCGGCTTCGCGATGTTCGGCGCGATGACGTACCTGCCGACGTTCCTCCAGGTCGTGCGGGGTGTCACCCCCACCATGTCCGGTGTGTACATGCTGCCGATGGTGTTCGGCCTGCTGCTGTCGTCGACCGTCTCCGGGCAGATCGTCAGCCGCACCGGCCGCTGGAAGGTGTTCCCCGTCGCGGGCACCGCCGTCACCACTCTCGGACTGCTCCTGCTGCACCAGCTCGACGAGAACAGCGCCACCGCCGAGATGGGCGCCTACTTCTTCGTCTTCGGCCTGGGCCTCGGCCTGGTGATGCAGGTCCTCGTCCTCATCGTGCAGAACGCCGTCGCCTACGAGGACCTGGGCGTCGCCACCTCAGGCGCGACCTTCTTCCGGTCCATCGGCGCGTCGTTCGGCGTGGCCATCTTCGGCACGATCTTCGCGAGCCGCCTCGGCGACCAGCTCACCGACGCCTTCCGGGGCGCCGCCCTGCCGCCCGGCGTCTCCGTGGACACCCTCAAGGCCGACCCGCGCGGCATCGGCGCCCTGCCGCCCGCGCTGCGCCCCGAGGCGATCCACGCCTACGCCTCCTCCATCACCGACGTCTTCCTGTACGCCGCCCCCGTCGCCCTCGTCGCCTTCCTCCTGGCCTGGTTCCTCAAGGAGGACCGGCTGCGCGGCTCGGTCACGGCGCCGGACGCCACCCAGACCCTGGCCAGCAACCCGGTGGAGCGCTCCTCGCACGACGAGGTGTGCCGCGCCCTGTCGGTGCTCGGCACCCGGGAGGGCCGCCGGGAGATCTACCGCCGGATCACCGCACGGGCGGGCTACGACCTGCTGCCCGCGTCGAGCTGGATGCTGCTGCGGGTCAGGAAGTACGGCCGGGTCGAGCCGGCCCAGCTCGCCGAGCGCAGCCCGGTCCCGCTGGCCACCGTGATGGCGGCGGCCCGGCAGGTGGAGGAGCGGCACCTCGCCGTCCGCGAGGGGCCCGACCTGGTCCTCACCCGCCGGGGCCGCGAGGTCGCCGAACGGCTGGCGCTGGCCCGCGAGGACTCGCTGGCCGAACTGCTGGGCGACTGGTGGGGTCCGGACCGCCCGACCGACCTGGTGCGGCTGGTGCGGGAGCTGACCGGGGAACTGTGCGGCTCGGAACGGGAGCGCCCGCACGAGGGGCGGACGCCCGCGCGGGCGGGCTGA
- a CDS encoding GNAT family N-acetyltransferase, which translates to MTWTVDPEPYDSPVAAALWRAYYTEVSDRWYRLHEDRATDPDELEREIAAYPGADLVPPRGRLLVARYGGAPAGTSGVRLLDDTTAELTRVFLYGPMRGRGGAALLVRAAEDAARALGAERMVLDTRGDLVEARALYARLGYTETEAYNESPYAEHWFAKRLRSGRDS; encoded by the coding sequence ATGACCTGGACCGTCGACCCGGAACCGTACGACTCCCCCGTCGCCGCCGCCCTCTGGCGCGCGTACTACACGGAGGTGAGCGACCGCTGGTACCGGCTCCACGAGGACCGTGCGACCGACCCCGACGAGCTGGAGCGGGAGATCGCCGCCTACCCCGGTGCCGACCTCGTACCGCCCCGCGGACGCCTGCTGGTCGCGCGCTACGGCGGTGCACCGGCCGGCACCTCGGGCGTCCGGCTGCTGGACGACACCACCGCCGAGCTGACCCGGGTCTTCCTGTACGGCCCGATGCGCGGCCGGGGCGGCGCCGCGCTGCTCGTACGGGCCGCCGAGGACGCGGCACGGGCACTCGGGGCGGAGCGCATGGTCCTGGACACACGCGGCGACCTCGTCGAGGCCCGCGCCCTGTACGCACGCCTCGGCTACACCGAGACCGAGGCGTACAACGAGAGTCCGTACGCCGAGCACTGGTTCGCCAAGCGGCTGCGCTCCGGCCGCGACTCCTGA
- a CDS encoding DnaJ family domain-containing protein, with protein sequence MTERKPPGVDFESWVDKQIRDADARGEFAELPGVGKPLPSEMDSTYDELWWVKRKMAREGFSVLPPTLALRKEAEDALEAAAKAPSERAVRRIVEEINVKIRDVMFKPPPGPPLGLKPYDVEEVVRQWREGRAER encoded by the coding sequence ATGACCGAGCGAAAGCCACCCGGCGTCGACTTCGAGTCCTGGGTCGACAAACAGATCCGTGATGCGGACGCGCGCGGCGAGTTCGCCGAACTGCCCGGCGTCGGCAAGCCCCTGCCGAGCGAGATGGACAGCACCTACGACGAACTGTGGTGGGTCAAGCGGAAGATGGCCCGCGAGGGATTCTCCGTACTGCCGCCCACGCTGGCGCTGCGCAAGGAGGCGGAGGACGCCCTGGAAGCGGCGGCGAAGGCACCGTCGGAGCGGGCGGTCCGCCGCATCGTCGAGGAGATCAACGTCAAGATCCGCGACGTCATGTTCAAGCCGCCGCCCGGCCCCCCGCTGGGTCTGAAGCCCTACGACGTCGAAGAGGTCGTACGGCAGTGGCGGGAGGGCCGGGCGGAGCGGTGA